The following DNA comes from Astatotilapia calliptera chromosome 6, fAstCal1.2, whole genome shotgun sequence.
TACAACTTACAGTGATTTCCCAGAACTTGTGAAACTACAAAAGATACAAAAAGAAATATGCTCAATAAAGAATTATGCATTTGCTTCACATGGCGAACAGATCTAGGCATTTATATATACATCTCTACAAATAtgcataaaatcaataaaatatacaaCACTCACTACTTATAAAGATGAAACACAATTCAAACTTACAAACAAAGCTTCTCCATGGCATAACACAGGTGGATGCTTAAGGATTAAACAGGGAGACTTCTGGTACGCCTCATTGTGCAAATCCCAATACTAAAATGGCTTCCTGCATTACCCCACTCATGTGACTCTAAACATCCAATAGGAAACTCTTCCTGTATCACCCCACTCATGTGACTCTAAACATCCAATAGGAATACAAGCCAAACCACATAAAAATTCACTTGACCGCAGTCTCCAAGCTAACCACTAGGAGATGCTAAAATTCTCAATGTGCACATAACATTACACTCCCCGCCTGGTATTGAACACAATACCACTATCAATTTCTTAGCAGTTCAATCAgctaaagaaaataacacattGACTGTCCATGGTAGATAATCAGATAGACAAAAGTACCACTACTTCGGTTACTGGTCTAAAGAAGGTCTTAATGGTACCTCCTTTCGTGACCCTCAGTTCAAGTTTCCTGACCTTTCCATCACTGTCTGGGTAAGCCTTGGTGACAAGAGCCATTGGCCACTGATTTCTTTTTACCTGAGGGTCTTTGAGCAACACCAAGTCCCCTTCCTTGACATTGGGCTGACTATTTTGCCACTTGCTTCGATTTTGAAGAGTAGAGAGATATTCTCGCCTCCATCTCTCCCAAAATGTATTCGCCAAGTGCTGAACACGTTTCCACTGCTGACGATACATATCTGTAGCTTCAAATGATCCTGGAGGAGCAAGAGGGGTGCAGACCTTCTGTGTCAAGATCATTGCTGGAGTCAGAAGAAACGGTGAATCTGGATCACTTGAGATGGGAGCAAGAGGCCTTGCATTTATTATCGCTCCTACTTCAGCCATAAGGGTCGAAAGCACTTCATGAGTGAGATGCGAGGGACTGATCTGAGAAAGCATAGAGTCAAGAATCCGTCTCGAAACCCCAATCATTCTTTCCCATACTCCTCCCATATGGGAAGAATGAGGTGGGTTGAACAGCCATGTGCATCCTTCCTCACTGAGGTACCTTGAGATATCGGTTTCATCCCGTAGGAGAATTTGAAGTTCTCTGCAAGCCCCCTTAAAGTTTGTGCCACAGTCAGAGCGGATCATCTTCACAGGACCACGCATAGCAAAGAACCGCCGTAGAGCATTAATGAAGCTCGATGTGTCCATTGACTCTATGAGCTCGATATGTACAGCACGAACACTTAAACACGTGAAGAGTACTGCCCACCTTTTAGAGTTTGCGGCACCACCTCGGGTGCGACGGGTGGAGACATTCCAGGGGCCAAATACATCCAGGCCCACATTTGTAAATGGAGGTTCAGTGCTAAGACGATCAGGTGGAAGATTTGCCATCTTTTGCTCTGCGGGTCTACCACGAAGTCTGTTGCATGTAACACACTTGTGCAGGTTTCTGGAGATACATTTCTTTGCCCCTACAATCCAGATGCCAGCCGTGCGGATAGCTCCCTCAGTAAAAACTCTGCCTTGATGGTGAACCCGCTCATGGTAGTAGTTTACAAGTAGAGTAGCTATGTGGCTGCGGCCAGGAATGATGAGAGGATGCTTTTCATGTGTCTCGATTGAAGCATGCTGGAGCCGCCCACCAACTCTTAAAAGTTTGCTATCATCAAGAATTGGGCTGAGCTTCCTCAGAGGACTGCTTTTGGGAATTACTTCGCCTTTCTCCAAACAAGACACTTCCACTTGGTATGTCTCCTTTTGTACACATCCAATAATGGTATGCCTTGCTTGCGACAGTGTATCCATTTTGTGTGGCTTCAAACAGTGATGCCAACCTTTGCAGTCTTGCCCATTGCTATCCTTCTCAGACCTGAAGGATTGGACGATGTGGATTAGGGAGGCCACAGCTCTGACAAGGGGTTGCCACATGGAGAATCTTTCAAATCGATGCGACCCCATACTCCTATGGGGGTTTGCAACAGTAGTAATGTGGCTTCTGACCTCTGTATCAGAGTCTGGATCAATGAGGTCATAGGATGTTTCTTTACCCGAGTCTATGTCCCCAGAACGTCTCAGAAAACGTGGACCTGTAAGCCAGTTGGTGCTTAAGAGACGAGCTGGATGCACTGACCTGGTGGCAACATCTGCAGGGTTTTCATCAGTGTGGACATATTGCCACTGTTCAGGGCATGAGAACTTCCTTATCCGTTCCACTCTGTTGCTGACATACACATAAAATCTCCTGCTTTCATTGTAAATATACCCCAGCACCACCTTGCTGTCAGTATAGAACTTCAGACTATCAAGACTAATGTCCAGCTCTTTCACAAGCAGCTCAGCAATTTCCACTGCCAGAACAGCAGCACCTAATTCCAACCTGGGAATAGTGTGGAATGGCACGGGGGCTAACTTGGCTTTCCCCATTATGAAACCTACATGACATTTACCTTCCACATCTTCCACTTTGAGATATGCCACAGCCGCAATGGCCTTGGTGGAAGCATCCGAGAAGATATGGATCTCTGTACGTTGTGCAGTGGACAGGGACGTAGCAATGTAGGCTCGGGAGATTGCAAACTGTTCCAAATCCTGCAGTGAATCCCTCCAGGTAATCCACTCTGTTGCCTTTTCAGACGGGAGGGGAGCATCCCAGTCACTGCTGTCACGAGTGAGCTGCTGCAACAAGAGCTTTCCTTGAATAGTAACGGGAGCTACGAGACCAAGTGGATCAAACAAACTATTGATAGTTGCAAGAACTCCTCTTCGGGTGAATGGCTTCTCGCTCCTGGCAACACGGAATGTAAAAGTGTCATTCACAAGGTCCCAGCTTAATCCAAGACTTCGCTGCAAAGGAGGTGAATCTTTGTCCAGGTCGAGAtttttcaagtcttttgcaTGATCTGTTGATGGGAAAGCCTGCATGACAGTTAGGCAATTGGATGCTATTTTATGAAGTCTCAAGTTGGAGATGGCAAGCATGCCTTGGGCTGCCTTGAGAAGACTGATAGCTGCTGTTGCAGATGGCAGTGACTTGAGTGCATCATCAACGTAGAAGTTCCTGTGTATGAACTCCTTTGCCCCCTCCCCAAACTCGCCCTCTCCATGTAAAGCTGCTCTCCGAAGCCCATAAGTAGCCACAGCTGGAGAGGGGCGGTTGCCAAACACATGGACTCTCATACGATATTCCACAACTTCCTTCGTGATGTCATTGTCTTTAAACCACAGAAATCTGAGGAAGTTCCTGTGGTCTTCCCTGACAACAAAGctgtgaaacatctgctcaATATCTGCTGTGATGGCTACCTGTTCATGCCTAAACCGCATTAGGACTCCCAGCAGAGTGTTATTTAAGTCTGGCCCTGTCAACAGCACATCGTTCAAGGAGATGCCAAGATAAGGAGCGCTTGAATCAAACACAACTCGGATCTGGCCAGGCTTGCGTGGATGATAGACGCCAAAACTGGGAAGGTACCAGCATTCATCTCCATCGTTGAGTGCTGGAGCTGGTTCAGCATGATCTTGATCAAAGATATTCTGCATGAAAGCCAGAAAATGTCTCCTCatctcaggtttcctttctaGAGTTTTGCAGAGACTGGTGAAACGAGTCAGAGCTTGTCCTCTGTTGTTAGGCAGCCGTGGTCTTGGCATGCGAAAGGGAAGGGGAGCTACCCAACTGTTAGCATCATCTATGAACATCTCATTATTCATCAACTGAATGAACCGTTTGTCCTCAATAGATGGGGCAACTTCATTGTCATTCTCTGTTCTTTCGAAGATTTTGTTGCCAAGTAAATGATCATCAGAGTTCTGAAACAGGCTGTCCAGAGGATGAAAGTGTGACAGGGTTTGAGAGTTGAGAGGTCTTATGCCTGTCCTTGTTGTAAGCTTCTCTTTCACAACTAGGTGGTTGGGACATGGACTGAAATGAGAGTGACGCCCATTCTCCAGAACGTTAGTCCGGTAGACATTAACTGCTTTCGGCTTGTGAGCTGCACCCAAACAGACGTCTCCAACTACGACCCAGCCAAGGTCCAGTCTTTGGGCATAGGGTGCATTATTGGGCCCGTTGCGTTGGTCTCTCACTTTATGGACTTGTAACACATCCCGACCCAGCAGAAGGAGAATTTGCGCATTTGGATCAAGTTCAGGGATGAGATGAGTGATAGACTTTAGGTGTGGGTGGTGTTTGACTACATCAGGAGTAGGTATCTCCGATCTATCATCTGGGATATGGCTACACTCAATAAGTGTGGGAAGAGGAATGCTGAGACGTCCATCCAATGGCTGAGCCACAAATCCAACTCCTCTTCGGCCAGATAACTCAGTGACTCCAGCACATGTGCGCAGCGTGTAGGGAGAACCGGTACCCTTGAGGCCAAACAGGTCGAAGAATTTGGACCGAGCAAGAGACCTATTGCTCTGGTCATCAAGTACGGCATAGACTTTTATAGATCTTTCTGGTTGTCCTCTAGGATGCACTTTTATGAGACAGATTTTAGAGCAAGAGCGGGAGTTATTGGCAATTCCACACACTTCTGTGCATTTGGAGATTATGTCAGGAGAAGCCGCTTCATCTTCCTCCCCGCCATGCTCATCCTCAGGGTCTTTGACAGCCCATGGAGCTGGTCCTGGATGAAGTGCTGTGACGTGCTTGTCACTGTTACACTCTTTACAGTGAATAATTGTTTTGCAGTCTTTAGCAACGTGTTCAGTTGAGGAGCAGCATCTGAAACAAACTCCACTATCTCGCAGGAACGTTTTGCGTTCATCCAGTGTCTTAGCTCGGAAGCCCCTACACCGCTTGAgagggtggggttttttgtgaaTCGGACACTGTCTGTCCACATCCAACTTACTGCTAGCTGACTCTGTGGGCTTGATGGCAGATGTTGATGTAATCTCTGTTTTGCTGGATGAGACGTGGTTCCTGGAATGCGTGTACCTTTTAGGTGAGTTTTCTGGTTTCACTGTCGTCATCCCAAATGAGCTAAATGCAAAACTTGGATCATTACGAGTGGGGGCTTCTTTGCAGACAAAGTCAGTGAAGAATGAGAATGGTGGAAACTGGCCTTGGTTTTGCAGCTTGTACGCACTGCCTTGTGTCATCCATTTTTCTTGAAGGCCATACGGCAGTTTCTCCACTATTGGGTTAATGCCGCGAGAGGTATCCAGATAGGCGAGCCCAGGCAAACAACCTTCTAACTTTGCTGACCCCAACTCCCTTAACAAGTCACCAAGCTCTCTCAGGTTGAGAGGGTCCCTGTTGCTGATCTTAGGAAATCTCTCCAGTTTGTCCAGCAGAGCTTTCTCAATTATTTCAGGAGACCCGTAGTTCTCTTCAAGTCGCATCCACGCCATCCTGAGCCCTGCAGCAGGGTCATTGACATGAACAGCTCTGATTCTCCTGACTTGCTCAGATGATTGAGGACCTAACCATCTAGTGAGAAGGTCGAGCTCTTCATTGCAGGTGAGTTTTAGCCCTTCAATGATGTTCATGAAGGTAGACTTCCAGCCCCAATAATTCTCTGGACGATCATCAAACTTTGTCATCCCGGATGTCACAAGTTCCCGGCGAGCCATGTATACAGCAAAGTCATTAATGCCGGTATGGTTCAGAGCAGAGGGCTGCGCTGCTTGCATTCTaagaggatgtgtgtgtggttgaggTTCCTGCAGGGGGGTGACACTACATGGATAAATCCCAGGGTAATTCTGAGCAGATGGATGCTTCATACCATTTTCTTCAAAGGTAGTATGGCTCTTGACACGAGCTGGAGTGGAGCTCAGTCCATCAATGGCTGTACGAATGGGATTCAGTTCGTTGTCCTGGAGTGGTGGAGCATGAGAGAAATCGCGTGGCCGACTGGAGGTGATATGGGACTCAAGGCCGGGCAACGACAGCTGACTAGAGTGCATTCTTGAGTGACACTCAACATaatcatttgttcttttttctgtggAGTCAGGGGGAATTCCTATGATGTCCGCTGCCCTGAGATCTTGTTTAGAGCCGAGTTCTGCTACGGCTGATTCCAAAACCTCCGCCTCAGCTAAAGCCGCTGCAACTTCTTTCTCTTGCTTCAGTGTGGCCAGAGCAGCCTCCATGCGTGCCTCTTCTACTCTCAACTGGGCTTCTTCCACCATgagttcagtttcttttttgacAAAGGTGGAGCGAGCACGCACTGCTTCAGCTCTTGCGCGTGCTTTAGCAGCTACTAGGCTTGCTGAAGACTTGCAGGAGCTGTTAGAAGAACTAGCAACAGATCTGGTCACATATGATTTCACAGATGTTCCTGGAGATCTAGTCTTCTGTTGATCTTCTGTATCTGGCTTATTGTCCATGATGACTATTCGGCATGCAAGGTAAAACTAAACGAGGCAGG
Coding sequences within:
- the LOC113024572 gene encoding uncharacterized protein LOC113024572, with amino-acid sequence MQNIFDQDHAEPAPALNDGDECWYLPSFGVYHPRKPGQIRVVFDSSAPYLGISLNDVLLTGPDLNNTLLGVLMRFRHEQVAITADIEQMFHSFVVREDHRNFLRFLWFKDNDITKEVVEYRMRVHVFGNRPSPAVATYGLRRAALHGEGEFGEGAKEFIHRNFYVDDALKSLPSATAAISLLKAAQGMLAISNLRLHKIASNCLTVMQAFPSTDHAKDLKNLDLDKDSPPLQRSLGLSWDLVNDTFTFRVARSEKPFTRRGVLATINSLFDPLGLVAPVTIQGKLLLQQLTRDSSDWDAPLPSEKATEWITWRDSLQDLEQFAISRAYIATSLSTAQRTEIHIFSDASTKAIAAVAYLKVEDVEGKCHVGFIMGKAKLAPVPFHTIPRLELGAAVLAVEIAELLVKELDISLDSLKFYTDSKVVLGYIYNESRRFYVYVSNRVERIRKFSCPEQWQYVHTDENPADVATRSVHPARLLSTNWLTGPRFLRRSGDIDSGKETSYDLIDPDSDTEVRSHITTVANPHRSMGSHRFERFSMWQPLVRAVASLIHIVQSFRSEKDSNGQDCKGWHHCLKPHKMDTLSQARHTIIGCVQKETYQVEVSCLEKGEVIPKSSPLRKLSPILDDSKLLRVGGRLQHASIETHEKHPLIIPGRSHIATLLVNYYHERVHHQGRVFTEGAIRTAGIWIVGAKKCISRNLHKCVTCNRLRGRPAEQKMANLPPDRLSTEPPFTNVGLDVFGPWNVSTRRTRGGAANSKRWAVLFTCLSVRAVHIELIESMDTSSFINALRRFFAMRGPVKMIRSDCGTNFKGACRELQILLRDETDISRYLSEEGCTWLFNPPHSSHMGGVWERMIGVSRRILDSMLSQISPSHLTHEVLSTLMAEVGAIINARPLAPISSDPDSPFLLTPAMILTQKVCTPLAPPGSFEATDMYRQQWKRVQHLANTFWERWRREYLSTLQNRSKWQNSQPNVKEGDLVLLKDPQVKRNQWPMALVTKAYPDSDGKVRKLELRVTKGGTIKTFFRPVTEVVVLLSI